The nucleotide window CCACCGGCGTGATCACAAAGTTGTTGGCATCCGGGAATACGATCGGGCCTCCACAGCTGAGCGAATAACCGGTAGAACCGGTTGGAGTGGAAACGATCAGCCCATCAGCCCAGTAAGTATTGAGAAACTCTCCGTTCAGATAAGTATGGATCTTTACCATCGCGGAAGTATCCTTTTTATGGATGGTAAATTCATTCAGTGCATAAGGGATATCTCCGAACAACGGCACATTGGCATCCAGGTGAATCAATGAACGCTGATCTACCACATAGGTACGGTCCAGCAGGGCCTTTACCAGGGAATGGATCTCGTCTTTGCCAATGCTGGCCAGAAAACCCAGCCGGCCAAAATTAATTCCCACCACCGGAATATTGGTATCCCGCACATAACACACGGTATCCAACAGAGTACCATCACCACCCAGGCTCATCAGAAACTCAATATTCCCCGGCAGATCTTCTGCCCGGGAGAACAAGGGAGGTTCCTCCTTAAAAGAAATATATTCTTTCAGCGTATGGTAAAAAGGTTCGTAAAGGGTAGCGGAGATCTCCGCACGCTGCAATTCATCCAGCAACAAGCGGATATTTGCAATATCTTCTGTAATAAATCCCCGGCTATAGAGAGCAACCTGCATTTGTGCATTTCTTTAAGTAATCCAACAAACCGTGTACGCTGTAGTTCACTGTTCCTGCTACATATCTACACTTGTGTGTAAAAATAGTCCTTTTTGCCCTAACTGGTTAACGCTGTACTCTATACGCAAACAGGTATCATAAAAAGAAACAATATCAAGGCCGATGCCGCCAGTATATAGGAAACGGTTGTTGAGGAAACTGTTTCCAGGGAACTTGTTGTACGCATATCCCCCATCGGCAAAGGCTTTGGCGAATATGCGGAAAGGTACGGTATTGAATTTTTTGGGGACGATGGGCAGCTTCAGTTTGAAGGCCAGTATCTCCTGACGCAGGGTGGACTTCAGGATAGCAAAACTGGTACCGTCAACCACGTAATATTCGAGGCCCCGCAGGTAATCTTCCGCATACCCCAGCGCCTGCTGGTTCATATAGGGCTGTTCGTCCGAAAACTTCACCTGTCCCCGCATGCCCAGCGCCAGAAAAGTCCTGGGCCGCAGTTGCCAGAACCGGGCTGCATTCAGCCGGAACCGGATATCGTCAATATCACTTAGTGGGCCGATACCACGCTTGGCCGCCTCTCCCATTATACTGACACCCTTGAGCGGGTACACCCAACTATCTGCCCGGATATAGGTAACGCGGTAGACCAGGTCTAAAAACCGTACGCTGGTACGGCCTTTTCCCAGGTAATTGGGGTTGATGATGGCCACCGAATCGGCTACTTTCTCATAGTTGTAGTAGAGAAATACCTGGTGTCTGGTATTGATGGCTTTACGGTAGCTGTAACGGATGCCAATCGTATATACCTGGCGCAGGAATTCATCCTTGCGGAAAAACTGCTGTTTATTGTTGCTGGTACTATCGTTAACCTCACGGTTACGGCTATATGAAAATAAAACTCCCAGGCCATGACGGAAGCCCTTATCGATATAAGGCAGGTTATATTGCAGGCTTATCTTCTGGGTATATCCGAACTGCAGGGTGGCATCCAGGCCATCATTACGTCCGGTGAGGTTTTCCTGTGTTCCTTTTACACCCAGATTGACACGATTAAAATTATGTCCTTTCTCCACCCACCATTGGTTGAAGTTTCTGTCGGCGAGTTTGAAAATAGGAAATGCAAAGGTGTACCAGCGCTCCCATACTTCAAATACCAGGTCAGCGCTATTGCCGTCCCAGTTTTTGACATTGGCGGTGGCATTGAGGAACAGGGAGGTATTCAGGATCTGTTTCCTGCGTTCTTCCAGCGTTTCCGCCAGATTGTTGAGGTAGATGGTATCTCCCGGAACCGTGCTTATTTCACGTTGTATGATGGAGGTACGGGTTTTCTTATTACCGATAATGATAATATTGCGAACGACCAGGTAGCCGGAATCCTGTGCCAGCGCTGCAGCCCTTCCCCCTTCTTCCATCCGGCTTTTCGCCGCGCCAGGTAATACTATGCCGAGCAGGCATAAGTATCCCAGCAAGTAATAACAGCATCTCAGCATGTAGGCTATCTCTGATTTAGATTGCTAAAGTTACATTAAATGTGTGTCGTTATCATGGAAGATAAACAACCCTAACAACATAAAAAAATTAACCGGGGAGGAGTTACATGCTGATATAATTCATCAACAAATCGTAGTTCTTTTTGACCAGGTCTTCTTCCTGTTCTTCGGAGTAGATGTATTTGATAGTATAATTAAAGCGCTCGTAAGTGGCCACCAGTGAGTGGAGTTCCTGGCGGTTGGTTTTGAGCAGCACTTCCAGCTTACCGGAAGGATCGGTAATCGTATTTACGCTGAGCAGGATCACGTCGTTGGACTCCGCAATGCGGGCTATTTCGCTGAGACTATAGTCGCGGGGATCCATTTCCAGGGCCAGGATGCCACCGGCTTCCTTTGCTCCGTTGAATTGGGCCAGGGCAGCCAGCAGGTTATCTTTGGTGATAATGCCCAGGTATTCGTTCTCCTTGGTCACGACCGGCAGGGCACACAGTTTGAATTCATGGAACAGCTTCAGCGCTTCAAAAAGGTGGGCACCTTCCTGAATGGCAGTACGGCTGGCTCCGTTGTACTGCAGGGATTCCAGCAGCA belongs to Chitinophaga sp. HK235 and includes:
- a CDS encoding POTRA domain-containing protein, producing the protein MLRCCYYLLGYLCLLGIVLPGAAKSRMEEGGRAAALAQDSGYLVVRNIIIIGNKKTRTSIIQREISTVPGDTIYLNNLAETLEERRKQILNTSLFLNATANVKNWDGNSADLVFEVWERWYTFAFPIFKLADRNFNQWWVEKGHNFNRVNLGVKGTQENLTGRNDGLDATLQFGYTQKISLQYNLPYIDKGFRHGLGVLFSYSRNREVNDSTSNNKQQFFRKDEFLRQVYTIGIRYSYRKAINTRHQVFLYYNYEKVADSVAIINPNYLGKGRTSVRFLDLVYRVTYIRADSWVYPLKGVSIMGEAAKRGIGPLSDIDDIRFRLNAARFWQLRPRTFLALGMRGQVKFSDEQPYMNQQALGYAEDYLRGLEYYVVDGTSFAILKSTLRQEILAFKLKLPIVPKKFNTVPFRIFAKAFADGGYAYNKFPGNSFLNNRFLYTGGIGLDIVSFYDTCLRIEYSVNQLGQKGLFLHTSVDM
- a CDS encoding CBS domain-containing protein, whose translation is MTARELISTVPILQPSDAGTKALRLMNEYHLTQLPMVVDNKYVALVEEDQIMDLEEPELLLESLQYNGASRTAIQEGAHLFEALKLFHEFKLCALPVVTKENEYLGIITKDNLLAALAQFNGAKEAGGILALEMDPRDYSLSEIARIAESNDVILLSVNTITDPSGKLEVLLKTNRQELHSLVATYERFNYTIKYIYSEEQEEDLVKKNYDLLMNYISM
- a CDS encoding NAD kinase, which encodes MQVALYSRGFITEDIANIRLLLDELQRAEISATLYEPFYHTLKEYISFKEEPPLFSRAEDLPGNIEFLMSLGGDGTLLDTVCYVRDTNIPVVGINFGRLGFLASIGKDEIHSLVKALLDRTYVVDQRSLIHLDANVPLFGDIPYALNEFTIHKKDTSAMVKIHTYLNGEFLNTYWADGLIVSTPTGSTGYSLSCGGPIVFPDANNFVITPVAPHNLNVRPIIVPNESVISFEVEGRSDQFLCTLDSRMETIDSTVQLAIKKERFSLSLLRLDESNFLHTLRNKLLWGIDARNRIKV